One Nitrospira sp. DNA window includes the following coding sequences:
- a CDS encoding Imidazole glycerol phosphate synthase amidotransferase subunit HisH, whose translation MIAIIDYGMGNLRSVHKAFEAVGYQAVVTRDARVIVDASHVVLPGVGAFGDCMANLERFELIAPIQAAIQSGKPFLGICLGLQLLFTESEEFGTHKGLGIIPGRVKKFVLDPALKVPHMGWNDIAIVRPAPPFEGVATGSRCYFVHSYYVEPIDSAVIAAVTEYGRSFAAAVWKDNVVACQFHPEKSQRVGLQIIKNFGAWR comes from the coding sequence ATGATCGCCATCATCGACTATGGCATGGGCAACCTTCGGAGTGTCCACAAGGCCTTCGAGGCGGTAGGATATCAGGCGGTGGTGACGCGTGATGCTCGCGTGATCGTCGACGCAAGCCATGTCGTGTTGCCCGGTGTGGGGGCCTTCGGCGATTGTATGGCGAATCTGGAACGGTTTGAGCTGATTGCGCCGATCCAGGCCGCCATTCAATCCGGCAAACCGTTCCTGGGCATCTGTCTGGGTTTGCAACTGCTGTTCACGGAGAGCGAAGAGTTCGGGACCCACAAGGGGCTCGGGATCATTCCCGGTCGCGTCAAGAAGTTTGTCCTCGATCCGGCGTTGAAGGTGCCGCATATGGGCTGGAATGACATTGCGATCGTGCGGCCTGCGCCGCCCTTCGAAGGGGTGGCGACCGGCAGTCGTTGTTACTTTGTGCACTCCTATTACGTCGAGCCTATTGACTCCGCGGTGATTGCCGCGGTGACCGAGTACGGGAGATCCTTTGCCGCTGCTGTGTGGAAAGACAATGTCGTCGCCTGCCAGTTCCATCCTGAAAAAAGTCAAAGAGTCGGGCTTCAGATCATCAAGAATTTCGGGGCCTGGCGGTGA
- a CDS encoding Phosphoribosylformimino-5-aminoimidazole carboxamide ribotide isomerase, translating to MLVIPAIDLKDGRCVRLRQGDMAAETVYSDDVPSVARRWQQQGADLIHVVDLNGAVDGEPKNLPQIEAVMKTVSVKVQVGGGIRTIDTVRRYLEAGVARVVLGTAALTDRGFLAQACKEFPRRILLGLDAREGKVAVKGWTSVSETRAIDLLKELADHALGAVIYTDIARDGMLSGPNLAALREVVELSSFPVIASGGITRVEDLQAVYSLGPRVEGAIVGKALYDGKLDYHAALIALGKRKG from the coding sequence ATGCTGGTGATTCCTGCAATCGATTTGAAAGACGGTCGTTGTGTGCGGCTCCGACAGGGTGACATGGCCGCTGAAACCGTCTATTCCGATGATGTGCCATCGGTCGCGCGACGCTGGCAGCAACAGGGAGCCGACCTGATCCATGTCGTGGATCTCAACGGGGCCGTCGATGGTGAACCGAAAAATCTTCCCCAGATCGAAGCGGTGATGAAGACGGTCAGCGTGAAGGTGCAAGTCGGGGGCGGTATCCGCACCATCGATACGGTACGGCGCTATCTCGAAGCCGGGGTTGCGCGGGTGGTGCTGGGGACGGCCGCCCTTACGGATCGAGGGTTCCTGGCGCAGGCTTGCAAAGAATTTCCAAGGCGCATCCTGTTGGGCCTCGATGCGCGTGAAGGCAAGGTGGCGGTGAAGGGGTGGACCAGCGTCTCCGAGACGAGGGCCATCGACCTCCTCAAGGAACTCGCCGACCATGCACTGGGCGCCGTCATCTATACGGACATCGCACGGGACGGCATGTTGAGCGGGCCCAATCTGGCGGCCTTGCGGGAAGTCGTCGAATTGTCATCGTTTCCCGTGATCGCCTCCGGCGGCATCACGCGTGTGGAGGACCTGCAGGCGGTGTACTCGCTTGGCCCACGGGTCGAAGGCGCCATCGTCGGCAAAGCGCTGTATGACGGCAAGTTGGATTATCACGCCGCTCTCATAGCCCTCGGCAAGCGGAAGGGGTGA
- a CDS encoding Imidazole glycerol phosphate synthase cyclase subunit, which produces MLTKRIIPCLDVKDGRVVKGVSFVNLRDAGDPVEVATIYDREGADELCFLDITASHENRKTIIDVVERTAARVFMPLTVGGGVRTLDDIRALLNAGADKVSINTTAVQQPEFVREAAQRFGTQCIVVAIDAKRSEQADRWEVFTHGGRKPTGLDAIEWASRMERYGAGEILLTSMDQDGRQNGYDLALTAAVSERLSIPVIASGGVGTLEHLYDGLVKGKADAVLAASIFHYRTHTIQEAKAYLHDRGVPVRLIPA; this is translated from the coding sequence ATGCTGACCAAACGCATCATTCCCTGTCTGGACGTGAAGGACGGTCGCGTCGTCAAGGGGGTGAGTTTCGTCAACCTGCGCGACGCCGGCGATCCGGTCGAGGTGGCCACCATCTATGATCGCGAGGGGGCGGACGAGTTGTGTTTCCTGGACATCACCGCCTCGCATGAAAACCGCAAGACCATCATCGATGTGGTGGAGCGGACCGCAGCCCGGGTGTTCATGCCCCTCACGGTCGGGGGTGGAGTGCGGACGCTCGATGACATTCGGGCGTTGCTCAATGCCGGCGCCGACAAGGTCAGCATCAACACCACGGCGGTGCAGCAACCGGAGTTCGTGCGGGAAGCCGCGCAGCGATTCGGTACGCAATGCATCGTGGTGGCGATCGATGCCAAGCGGTCGGAGCAAGCCGATCGTTGGGAAGTGTTTACCCACGGCGGCAGGAAGCCGACCGGCCTTGATGCGATCGAATGGGCGTCACGCATGGAACGGTACGGGGCTGGAGAGATCCTCCTGACCAGCATGGATCAGGATGGCCGGCAGAACGGGTATGATCTGGCATTGACCGCAGCGGTGTCGGAACGTCTGTCGATTCCGGTGATCGCATCCGGCGGGGTGGGCACCTTGGAACATTTGTACGATGGGTTGGTGAAGGGCAAGGCCGATGCGGTGCTGGCTGCCTCGATCTTTCACTATCGGACCCACACCATTCAGGAAGCCAAGGCCTATTTGCACGACCGGGGTGTGCCGGTTCGTTTGATTCCGGCGTAG
- a CDS encoding Phosphoribosyl-AMP cyclohydrolase / Phosphoribosyl-ATP pyrophosphatase, with translation MPKDSRSMMFDGQGLIPAVIQDWLDGTVLMLGYMNQEAITKTLTTRSVHFWSRSRGKLWEKGETSGHFLRVKDLFVDCDRDTILVKAEPVGPTCHTGERACFFVRMTEEGPAGEDKTQDAAGGILERIYQTILARKAMPQPDSYVSKLLQGGPDRILKKVAEEAGEVIIAAKNRKREEIIYETADLLFHTLLVLGYHDVTLGEVYRELGTRFGKSGLRPASEGGSQ, from the coding sequence ATGCCGAAGGATAGTCGTAGCATGATGTTCGACGGGCAGGGGTTGATTCCCGCTGTGATCCAGGATTGGCTCGACGGGACGGTCTTGATGCTGGGCTACATGAATCAAGAGGCCATCACCAAAACTCTTACGACGAGATCCGTCCACTTTTGGAGCCGGTCGCGCGGAAAACTGTGGGAGAAGGGCGAGACCTCCGGGCATTTCTTGCGGGTGAAAGACCTGTTCGTCGATTGTGATCGCGATACGATTCTGGTGAAGGCCGAGCCGGTCGGGCCGACCTGCCATACGGGCGAACGTGCCTGCTTTTTTGTCCGGATGACGGAGGAAGGGCCAGCCGGGGAAGACAAGACTCAGGACGCAGCCGGCGGTATCCTGGAGCGTATCTATCAGACCATCCTCGCGCGCAAGGCCATGCCGCAGCCCGATTCCTATGTTTCGAAGTTGTTGCAGGGCGGGCCTGATCGTATTTTGAAGAAGGTCGCCGAAGAAGCCGGTGAGGTGATCATCGCGGCGAAGAACCGGAAGCGGGAGGAGATCATCTATGAGACGGCCGATCTGCTCTTCCACACGTTGCTGGTGTTGGGGTATCACGATGTGACGCTCGGGGAAGTGTATCGCGAACTCGGAACGCGCTTCGGGAAGTCCGGATTACGGCCAGCGTCGGAGGGAGGATCGCAATGA
- a CDS encoding Histidine triad nucleotide-binding protein 1 (HINT1), which produces MSSCLFCRIVEGGIPAKILYQDEQALAFEDINAQAPTHTLVIPKRHVASVQDCHEQDQPLLGHLLLICSKVARMKNLAESGYRIVTNTGADGGQTVFHLHFHVLGGRHMAWPPG; this is translated from the coding sequence ATGAGCAGCTGCCTGTTCTGCCGTATCGTCGAAGGCGGCATTCCCGCCAAGATTCTGTATCAGGATGAGCAGGCACTGGCCTTCGAAGACATCAATGCCCAGGCCCCCACGCACACCCTGGTGATACCGAAGCGCCATGTGGCCTCCGTCCAGGATTGCCACGAGCAGGACCAGCCCTTGTTGGGCCATCTCTTGTTGATCTGTTCGAAGGTCGCGCGGATGAAGAATCTGGCCGAATCCGGCTATCGTATCGTGACGAATACCGGGGCGGACGGCGGGCAGACTGTGTTCCATCTCCATTTCCATGTGCTCGGCGGGCGACACATGGCTTGGCCGCCAGGGTAG
- a CDS encoding DNA primase DnaG produces MGRGLISDDVINQIRDRVDIAEVVGQHVALTRAGQNLKGLCPFHQEKSPSFTVSSSRQIFHCFGCGAGGNVYTFLMKLTGAGFPEIVRDLGRKVGVDVPESIGGYSSQERTQLNRLERLNVAAGIWYRRMLIEGAGGAQARVYLESRGMQPNIVEQFQLGYAPPDWDGLTKAMLKEGFAPADLVAAGLAVPRDQSGQQKSSLSGHYDRFRSRVMFPILDLRRRIVAFGGRILGEGTPKYLNSPETPLFKKGQTLFALDAAREAAGREQTLIIVEGYFDAIALHQAGVTHTVATLGTALTAEHITVIRRFASNVVLLFDPDQAGVRAALRTLDLFVNSGIAVKVVSLPEGEDPDTYVRKYGADGFTALHRAAPSLLDFAVEHSLRTAESGTVEDRIRAVDAVLRILQKSAHPIEREERIRLVAERLGLRQQRLIDRYPALAAEEQRRNPVRASAPSPAAPSKLKCYPEERDLAHLLVQGSLAPADLRKLSPEAFSVPAYRRLVECALRHLDRDGRLSLRDLLDDLIDDQECGPLVTELSMLEQHYDDAPAHIVGCLDMLERRGRERILGALIQELKVAERERREDDVHRLNRQINEMRIRKAGVGPVALTSAVKE; encoded by the coding sequence GTGGGCCGAGGCCTGATTTCGGACGATGTGATCAACCAAATCAGAGACCGGGTGGACATCGCGGAGGTCGTGGGTCAACACGTGGCGTTGACCAGAGCCGGGCAAAACCTGAAAGGCTTGTGTCCGTTCCACCAGGAAAAGTCCCCTTCCTTCACGGTCAGTTCCTCGCGACAGATCTTCCACTGCTTCGGCTGCGGGGCCGGCGGCAATGTGTATACGTTTCTCATGAAATTGACGGGGGCCGGGTTTCCTGAGATTGTCCGTGACCTGGGGCGCAAGGTGGGGGTGGATGTTCCCGAATCGATCGGCGGCTATTCCAGTCAGGAACGCACGCAACTGAATCGCCTGGAACGGCTCAATGTTGCAGCCGGAATCTGGTACCGGCGGATGTTGATCGAAGGAGCGGGTGGGGCTCAGGCCCGGGTCTACCTCGAAAGCCGCGGCATGCAACCCAATATCGTCGAACAGTTCCAACTGGGCTATGCGCCGCCCGACTGGGATGGGCTCACCAAGGCCATGCTGAAGGAGGGTTTCGCTCCCGCGGATCTCGTCGCAGCTGGTTTGGCTGTTCCGCGAGACCAGAGCGGACAGCAAAAAAGTTCCCTGTCCGGGCACTACGATCGGTTCCGTTCTCGCGTGATGTTTCCGATTCTGGATTTGCGCAGGCGGATCGTGGCGTTCGGTGGGCGGATTCTCGGAGAAGGGACGCCGAAATATTTGAATTCCCCTGAGACACCATTGTTTAAGAAGGGGCAGACCTTGTTTGCATTGGATGCGGCTCGCGAAGCGGCCGGCCGAGAACAGACCCTGATCATTGTCGAAGGGTATTTCGATGCCATCGCATTGCATCAAGCGGGAGTCACGCACACAGTCGCCACGCTGGGGACTGCCTTGACTGCCGAGCACATCACTGTGATCAGGCGGTTTGCCTCGAATGTCGTGTTGCTGTTCGATCCCGACCAGGCGGGCGTCCGAGCTGCACTGAGGACGCTGGATCTGTTCGTCAACAGCGGCATAGCTGTCAAGGTCGTCTCGCTGCCTGAGGGCGAAGATCCCGACACATACGTCAGGAAATACGGAGCCGATGGATTCACGGCCTTGCACCGGGCGGCGCCGAGCCTATTGGATTTTGCGGTGGAGCACAGTCTGCGCACGGCTGAGTCCGGAACGGTCGAAGATCGTATTCGGGCCGTGGATGCGGTGTTGCGCATTCTTCAGAAGAGTGCCCATCCCATTGAGCGTGAGGAGCGGATACGTCTTGTGGCGGAACGATTGGGGCTCCGCCAGCAGCGGCTGATTGACCGTTACCCGGCGCTTGCCGCTGAGGAACAGCGGCGGAATCCGGTTCGCGCGTCGGCTCCGTCCCCCGCGGCTCCGTCGAAATTGAAATGTTATCCGGAAGAACGTGATTTGGCGCACCTGTTGGTGCAGGGGAGCCTGGCGCCTGCGGACCTTCGTAAACTCTCGCCGGAGGCCTTTTCGGTGCCGGCCTATCGACGTCTTGTCGAGTGCGCGCTTCGCCACCTTGACCGGGACGGACGCCTGTCCCTGCGCGACCTGCTGGACGACCTGATCGACGATCAGGAATGTGGGCCGCTGGTGACGGAATTATCGATGTTGGAACAACACTATGACGATGCTCCGGCGCACATTGTCGGATGCTTGGACATGCTGGAGCGGAGAGGCCGCGAGCGGATCCTGGGCGCGCTGATTCAGGAATTGAAAGTCGCCGAACGTGAGCGGCGCGAAGACGATGTCCATCGTCTGAACAGACAGATCAACGAGATGCGGATTCGGAAGGCCGGCGTGGGGCCGGTTGCGCTGACGTCTGCGGTGAAGGAGTAG
- a CDS encoding RNA polymerase sigma factor RpoD, which produces MPKQELLGEVKKLINLGKEKGFLTYDDLNSTLPADVVSSDQFSTIMTMFGEMDIEIVESAETERTPKAAEGEEAIEESEEGEALEENEKEIDLTPGALSRTDDPVRLYLKEMGSVALLSREGEIEIAKRIEEGKKDIATVVYGLPMTLEFVLNLRDQLKNGKIDVREIVPVVETEEDFEEEAVEKDYEELRLKTLDSLNAVRKVSASLKDLYDKARHVGADPEKLKRLRKQIDTVRGQVVDKMESVNLHGVLKDRMTQRVRDLNLLFRQAEREVTSCQRRLGVGGEAGAELLRKLCRTHKDFLAVKRRTGLSEEVLQDIKKHYQAAKGKIRQLETEEALVSGEEIKDAVKHLDVAEEKVKRGKAELVEANLRLVVSIAKKYTNRGLQFLDLIQEGNIGLMKAVDKFEYKRGYKFSTYATWWIRQAITRAIADQARTIRIPVHMIETINKLIRTSRHLVQKLGREPTPEEIAERMDLPLDKVRKILKIAREPISLETPIGEEEDSHLGDFIEDKKAVSPLEAAIRYDLQRQINGALETLTPREEKVLRKRFGIGEATDHTLEEVGQDFEVTRERIRQIEAKALRKLRHPSRSKKLRSFVESL; this is translated from the coding sequence ATGCCGAAACAAGAATTACTCGGCGAGGTGAAGAAGCTCATCAACCTCGGAAAAGAGAAGGGCTTTCTCACGTACGACGATCTCAACAGCACCTTGCCGGCGGATGTCGTCTCGTCGGACCAATTCAGCACGATCATGACCATGTTCGGTGAAATGGACATCGAGATTGTGGAGTCCGCCGAGACCGAGCGCACCCCGAAGGCCGCCGAAGGTGAAGAGGCCATCGAGGAGAGCGAGGAAGGCGAGGCGCTGGAGGAGAACGAAAAAGAAATCGATCTCACGCCCGGTGCGCTCAGCCGAACCGACGACCCCGTCAGGCTCTATCTGAAAGAAATGGGGAGTGTGGCGCTGTTGAGCCGTGAGGGTGAAATCGAAATCGCCAAGCGCATCGAAGAGGGGAAAAAGGATATCGCCACGGTCGTCTACGGCTTGCCGATGACGTTGGAGTTCGTCCTGAACCTGCGCGACCAACTGAAGAACGGCAAGATCGACGTGCGGGAGATCGTGCCGGTGGTCGAGACGGAAGAGGACTTCGAGGAAGAAGCCGTCGAAAAGGACTATGAAGAGTTGCGGCTCAAGACGTTGGACTCCTTGAACGCGGTCCGCAAGGTGTCCGCCTCGCTCAAGGATCTGTACGACAAGGCCCGCCATGTCGGCGCGGACCCCGAGAAGCTGAAACGCCTGCGCAAACAGATCGATACGGTGCGGGGGCAGGTCGTCGACAAGATGGAATCGGTGAACCTGCACGGTGTCTTGAAGGATCGGATGACGCAGCGGGTCCGCGACCTCAATCTGCTCTTCCGTCAGGCGGAACGGGAAGTGACGAGTTGCCAGCGACGTCTGGGCGTCGGCGGCGAGGCGGGCGCGGAACTATTGAGGAAATTGTGCCGCACGCACAAGGATTTTCTGGCCGTCAAGCGGAGGACCGGGCTGTCCGAAGAGGTGCTGCAAGACATCAAGAAGCACTATCAAGCGGCCAAGGGCAAGATTCGGCAGCTTGAGACGGAAGAGGCTCTGGTATCGGGTGAGGAGATCAAGGATGCGGTCAAACATCTCGACGTGGCCGAAGAAAAGGTCAAGCGCGGCAAGGCCGAACTCGTCGAGGCCAACTTGCGTCTGGTGGTGAGTATCGCGAAAAAATACACGAACCGCGGGCTGCAGTTCCTGGATTTGATCCAGGAGGGCAATATCGGCCTCATGAAGGCGGTCGACAAGTTCGAGTACAAGCGCGGATATAAATTCAGCACCTACGCGACCTGGTGGATCCGGCAGGCGATCACCCGCGCGATCGCCGACCAGGCCAGGACGATCCGCATTCCGGTGCACATGATCGAGACGATCAACAAACTCATCCGGACCTCGCGCCACCTGGTGCAAAAGCTCGGTCGCGAACCGACGCCGGAGGAGATCGCGGAGCGCATGGATCTGCCGCTCGACAAGGTACGAAAGATTCTCAAGATCGCACGCGAACCGATTTCGCTCGAAACCCCGATCGGCGAGGAGGAAGACAGTCACTTGGGGGATTTCATCGAAGACAAGAAGGCGGTGTCGCCGTTGGAGGCGGCCATCCGCTACGATCTGCAGCGCCAGATCAACGGCGCGCTGGAAACGCTGACCCCTCGGGAAGAAAAGGTCTTGCGCAAACGATTCGGCATCGGCGAGGCCACCGACCATACGCTGGAGGAGGTCGGGCAGGACTTCGAGGTCACGCGCGAGCGCATCCGGCAAATCGAGGCGAAGGCGCTGCGGAAGCTCCGGCATCCGAGCCGCAGCAAGAAGTTGCGCAGTTTCGTGGAGAGTCTCTAG
- a CDS encoding Ribonuclease HIII — protein sequence MPAASDLSSLDRIGIDESGKGDYFGPLVIAAVFVTPSTQQDLTLMQVRDSKKISDGRIVEMAPDIRLVCPHSIVAIGPQRYNELYAKIKNLNRLLAWGHARALENLLQEVDCDLAIADQFGDERLILNALQEKGKQIRLMQRPKAESDLAVAAASILARAEFLQRLHKLSEGLNTTLPKGASPAVELAGKMVITKYGRERLGTVAKLHFKTTKQILGDG from the coding sequence ATGCCTGCCGCATCGGACCTGTCTTCTCTTGATCGCATCGGCATCGACGAATCCGGCAAGGGAGACTATTTCGGCCCGCTGGTCATCGCCGCCGTGTTTGTGACGCCTTCCACACAGCAGGATCTCACCCTCATGCAGGTCCGTGACAGCAAGAAAATCTCCGATGGGCGCATTGTGGAAATGGCTCCCGATATCCGCCTGGTCTGCCCACACAGCATCGTCGCCATCGGCCCGCAGCGGTACAATGAACTGTATGCCAAGATCAAGAATTTGAATCGATTGTTGGCCTGGGGCCATGCCCGCGCGTTGGAAAATTTGCTCCAGGAGGTGGATTGCGACCTGGCCATCGCCGACCAGTTCGGCGACGAACGTTTGATTCTGAACGCGCTCCAGGAGAAGGGAAAGCAGATTCGATTGATGCAGCGGCCGAAGGCGGAATCCGATCTGGCGGTGGCAGCCGCCTCAATCCTCGCCCGCGCCGAATTTCTTCAGCGCCTGCACAAGCTGTCTGAAGGTCTGAACACCACCTTGCCCAAGGGCGCATCTCCCGCCGTGGAACTCGCCGGGAAGATGGTGATCACGAAATACGGGCGTGAACGATTGGGGACTGTCGCGAAACTGCACTTTAAAACGACGAAACAGATCTTGGGCGACGGCTAA
- a CDS encoding Zn-dependent protease with chaperone function, with translation MTTQCKRGTKGMAMMLPNIVRLVCGVTAMLVTATGCQTNPYTGRWQLMMMPMSQETQMGAQAYAQVKSDPKMKPSTDPREIEPVKRVAARVIEAAKRSKYSEIANQFEWEVTVIKDDKTMNAFALPGGKIAVYTGIFPVARTEAGLAAVMGHEVVHALARHGGERMSQNTLAQTTLQAVGVALGVSGANPVLSQAGMAALGVGAQVGVLLPFSRKHESEADYVGVLLAAEAGYDPRESIALWKRMEESSGGKEPSEFMSTHPSHETRIQQLEEWMAEALPIYQSKPPAPNSELPLLR, from the coding sequence ATGACGACTCAATGCAAGAGGGGCACGAAGGGGATGGCCATGATGCTTCCAAACATCGTCCGGCTGGTGTGCGGGGTTACGGCCATGCTGGTGACGGCCACGGGCTGTCAGACCAATCCCTACACCGGACGTTGGCAGTTGATGATGATGCCGATGTCCCAGGAAACGCAGATGGGTGCGCAGGCCTATGCGCAGGTGAAAAGTGATCCCAAGATGAAGCCGTCGACCGATCCGCGGGAGATCGAGCCGGTGAAGCGGGTGGCGGCGCGAGTGATCGAGGCGGCCAAACGATCGAAATACAGCGAGATCGCCAATCAGTTTGAATGGGAAGTGACGGTCATCAAGGATGACAAGACCATGAACGCCTTCGCCCTGCCGGGGGGGAAGATCGCCGTCTACACCGGGATATTTCCTGTCGCCAGGACGGAAGCGGGACTCGCTGCCGTGATGGGCCATGAGGTCGTGCATGCGCTGGCGCGGCATGGCGGGGAGCGGATGAGTCAAAATACGTTGGCGCAGACGACCCTCCAAGCCGTCGGTGTCGCGCTCGGGGTCAGCGGGGCCAATCCGGTCCTCTCGCAAGCGGGAATGGCGGCGTTGGGAGTCGGGGCTCAGGTCGGTGTGCTGCTTCCCTTCAGCCGCAAGCACGAATCTGAGGCCGACTATGTCGGAGTATTGCTCGCAGCCGAGGCCGGATATGACCCGCGGGAATCGATCGCGCTTTGGAAACGGATGGAGGAGTCGTCCGGCGGTAAGGAGCCGTCGGAATTCATGTCCACCCACCCGAGCCACGAAACCAGAATTCAGCAGCTTGAAGAATGGATGGCCGAAGCCCTGCCGATCTATCAATCAAAACCCCCGGCACCGAACAGCGAATTGCCCTTGCTCCGGTAA
- a CDS encoding Acetolactate synthase large subunit: MKLTGSEIFIECLKREGVKTIFALPGGVVLKIFDMLHQQKDLEVILTRHEQGAGHMAEGYAKATGKAGVCLVTSGPGMTNVITALADAYMDSVPLVCFSGQVPTSLIGNDAFQEADNIGLSRPCTKYNFLVKDVNDLATTIKEAFYIATTGRPGPVLVDIPKDVSMAKTEFTYPSSVAIRGYNPTYEGNKWQIKQAAEAIMKAKKPILYVGGGVVFSGASKELLELAEMTQIPVDMTLMGLGAFPGEHPQSMGMLGMHGTYCANMAIHYSDLVIAVGARFDDRVTGKVSEFCPYAKVIHIDIDPTSIRKNVHVDIPIVGDCKAVLRELIQILKATVNGDQRELRKPWWDQIREWQEAHPLAYQQEPEGAIKPQHVIKRLYELTKDRDPIVSTDVGQHQMWTAQYFKLAKPNRWLTSGGLGTMGFGFPAAMGAQAAFRNRLVLCVAGDGSVQMNMQEMATAVVSKLPVKVIILNNRFHGMVRQWQDLFYEGRYASSYLDTTPDFVKLAEAYGAIGLRANSVGELDAVLKAAIETDKPVVVDVPTYPYENCYPMIPAGGCNHEMILEDPPELKKKQAGVPGTGSTEDKDTILTA, encoded by the coding sequence ATGAAGCTCACAGGGTCGGAAATCTTTATCGAATGCCTGAAACGCGAGGGCGTGAAGACGATTTTCGCGCTGCCGGGCGGCGTCGTGCTGAAGATCTTCGATATGCTCCATCAACAAAAGGATCTCGAAGTCATTCTGACCCGACATGAACAGGGTGCAGGCCACATGGCTGAGGGGTATGCCAAGGCCACCGGCAAGGCCGGTGTCTGTTTGGTGACGTCCGGGCCGGGCATGACCAACGTCATTACCGCCCTGGCCGATGCCTACATGGATTCGGTACCGCTGGTCTGTTTCAGCGGCCAGGTGCCGACGAGTTTGATCGGCAACGATGCCTTTCAGGAAGCCGACAATATCGGATTGAGCCGGCCCTGCACGAAATACAATTTTCTCGTGAAGGACGTCAACGACCTGGCCACGACCATCAAGGAAGCCTTTTACATCGCCACGACGGGACGGCCCGGCCCGGTGCTCGTGGACATTCCAAAAGATGTGTCCATGGCCAAGACCGAGTTTACCTATCCGAGTTCTGTGGCGATCCGCGGCTACAATCCGACCTACGAGGGCAACAAGTGGCAGATCAAGCAGGCTGCCGAAGCCATCATGAAGGCGAAGAAGCCGATTTTGTACGTCGGCGGGGGCGTCGTGTTTTCGGGAGCCTCCAAAGAATTGCTCGAATTGGCCGAGATGACCCAGATTCCCGTAGATATGACCTTGATGGGGCTCGGCGCGTTTCCGGGTGAACATCCGCAGTCGATGGGCATGTTGGGGATGCACGGCACCTATTGTGCCAACATGGCGATCCATTACTCCGACTTGGTGATTGCCGTCGGGGCGCGATTCGACGACCGCGTGACGGGCAAAGTTTCGGAGTTCTGCCCTTACGCCAAGGTGATCCATATTGATATCGACCCGACCTCGATCCGCAAGAACGTCCATGTGGATATCCCGATCGTGGGCGACTGCAAGGCGGTCTTGCGGGAACTGATTCAGATCCTTAAGGCCACCGTCAACGGGGATCAGCGAGAGCTCCGCAAGCCCTGGTGGGATCAAATCCGCGAATGGCAGGAGGCGCATCCGTTGGCCTATCAACAGGAGCCTGAAGGGGCGATCAAGCCGCAACATGTCATCAAGCGCTTGTATGAACTCACGAAGGATCGGGACCCGATCGTCTCGACCGACGTGGGCCAGCACCAGATGTGGACGGCCCAGTATTTCAAACTCGCCAAACCGAATCGCTGGTTGACCTCGGGCGGCCTGGGCACGATGGGGTTCGGATTTCCGGCCGCCATGGGGGCGCAGGCTGCGTTCAGGAACCGGCTGGTGCTCTGCGTCGCCGGCGACGGCAGCGTGCAGATGAACATGCAGGAGATGGCCACCGCCGTCGTGTCGAAGTTGCCGGTGAAGGTCATCATCCTGAACAATCGGTTCCACGGCATGGTCCGCCAGTGGCAGGACCTGTTCTATGAAGGCCGCTATGCGTCCAGCTATCTCGACACGACGCCGGATTTCGTGAAGTTGGCCGAGGCCTACGGAGCGATCGGGTTGCGGGCGAACAGTGTCGGTGAGTTGGACGCGGTGCTGAAGGCGGCGATCGAAACCGACAAGCCGGTCGTCGTGGACGTGCCGACCTATCCCTATGAGAATTGTTACCCGATGATTCCGGCCGGCGGATGCAATCACGAGATGATTCTTGAAGATCCGCCCGAACTGAAGAAGAAGCAGGCCGGCGTGCCCGGCACCGGATCGACCGAAGATAAGGATACGATCTTAACAGCCTAA